GGGCGCACTGATAGAAACGATCATCGAAGTCGCGCGGCAGAAGCGGCAGACGCTCCTTCTCCCATGTCTCATCGTATGTCCCGGCCCAATCGACGCGCGGGACCCAGTGTCGGCCGATGGGGCCGAAGCCGATGGGATGGGTCTTGATCCTCACGGCGGAGATCGGTTGTTGCGGGTCTTCGATATTCGGCGCCGGTTGGCCGATCAGGGCATCGGAGTTGGCGGCGTAGCCGACACCCACGGGATTGCGTCTGTCCCAACGGGGGTTCTTGACGTCGGGCGTGGGTTTGTCGCCGCCGCCGAAGGCGCGTTCATAGGTGATCGGCATCTTGAGGAACGGCTGCGGATCGGTGAGTCGCAGACCGGCCACGGCGCGTTCCCAGGTGCGGTCACCGGTGGCGCGCACAGTCTTGGTGATCCCGGCCACTTGCATGGTGGCGTCGAGGGCGAACGCGGGTTGACCCTTGGGGGCATAGGCATGCCCGTGGAGCAGGATGTCCGTGGTGGGCTTGGTCTGCACGACGTCGATGTCGTAGAGCAGACTCGAGGTGTCCGGCTCACCGCGGTAGACCGGCTCAATGCAAACCGGCACCTGTTCATCGGCGACGACCGTGGAACCGTCGGGGTGTATCAGGAAAGTCCCCTTGACGACGACCACCCAGTTCATGGCCCCGTCGCGGTCGCACACGAGTGTGCGATCGGCGGCGAACGGGGTCTTGTTGGTGACGGTCCACATGCCGGGATCACTCCCTTGACAGTTCACCTGTCGATAGGAACTCGAACAGATGGGACCGAAGCAAGAGCCCCTCACCCGATCCGCCTGCGGCGGATCGACCTCTCCCCCTCGACGCTGCTCGGCGCAAGCCGGAGGGAGAGGTTATCATTCCCCCTCTCCCTCCGGGAGAGGGCTGGGGTGAGGGATTCATCCACGCGAAGACCCGCATTGTCATCCCCAACGTCAACGGTGCGTGGCAGTCGCCTGCCCGTTGCACTTCCTTAGTTGATCCGTACGGAGGCACCCTTGATCGCATTGACCCCCGAGGAGCGCGATGAGACATAGGCGCCGCGCAGAATGATCTTGCCCGCCTTGGTCAGCGTGATCGACGCTTCGCCGCAGCGCAAGGTCACTTCTTCCTCTCCCGTGAGGACAACCCGGCGCCCATCGACGCAGGCTTCGACGGCTGATTCCCCGGTCTGTAGGATGCCGAGAATGATCGGTCGTCGATCGTCATCTCCCTCGAACGCTACCACCACCGGCGCGCCGTTTTCTGCCGCTTCCCGCAATCCGACCGTTGTGACCGCGGTCGTGATCCGGGCCGCGGCCGGCGGCTGATCGGGCCGATGGACCCATGCCACTCCGCCCGAGTCGACACGTTGGATCGTTGTGACCACAACCCCGTGACCGGCCCGGATCGATTGTTCCCAAGTGGTCGTCGGCGTCATTGTTCCTCCCGCGATCTTCAATTCTCGAGGATCTTCTGGCCCTTCAAGGTCATGTTCCCGGATG
The DNA window shown above is from Candidatus Zixiibacteriota bacterium and carries:
- a CDS encoding DUF6484 domain-containing protein — encoded protein: MTPTTTWEQSIRAGHGVVVTTIQRVDSGGVAWVHRPDQPPAAARITTAVTTVGLREAAENGAPVVVAFEGDDDRRPIILGILQTGESAVEACVDGRRVVLTGEEEVTLRCGEASITLTKAGKIILRGAYVSSRSSGVNAIKGASVRIN
- a CDS encoding DUF2169 domain-containing protein, encoding MWTVTNKTPFAADRTLVCDRDGAMNWVVVVKGTFLIHPDGSTVVADEQVPVCIEPVYRGEPDTSSLLYDIDVVQTKPTTDILLHGHAYAPKGQPAFALDATMQVAGITKTVRATGDRTWERAVAGLRLTDPQPFLKMPITYERAFGGGDKPTPDVKNPRWDRRNPVGVGYAANSDALIGQPAPNIEDPQQPISAVRIKTHPIGFGPIGRHWVPRVDWAGTYDETWEKERLPLLPRDFDDRFYQCA